Proteins from a genomic interval of Clostridium scatologenes:
- a CDS encoding ABC transporter permease has protein sequence MSNLIRGEFYKLRKSKYFIVTIIISIAISFPFIEIWSKDVQRSRMLHHGIYSIEYAFMFISFSCFLFALLAEDFIAKDFKNKNISKSFIYGYSRREVILSKLAVFIMFSLFLELIYTVILVTYASMTYGFCDTLDTNDIIYLFRMVSIGVIYNVATMSLIGTVAVIIKSSFFTFISPFILFLGYYLFLETPLGSKKLFLVISYIHPYLRGMWAMGRFTPIQNIITGATSSILIFTITIAGSLLYVKYEDIK, from the coding sequence ATGAGTAATTTAATCAGAGGAGAATTTTATAAGTTAAGAAAAAGTAAATATTTTATTGTAACGATAATTATATCAATAGCAATTTCATTTCCTTTTATTGAAATATGGAGTAAAGATGTACAAAGAAGTAGAATGCTGCATCATGGAATATATTCAATAGAGTATGCATTTATGTTCATATCGTTTAGCTGTTTTTTATTTGCTTTACTAGCTGAAGATTTTATAGCTAAAGATTTTAAAAATAAGAATATAAGTAAAAGTTTTATTTATGGATATAGCAGAAGAGAAGTTATATTAAGCAAATTAGCAGTATTTATAATGTTTTCTTTATTCTTAGAATTAATTTATACAGTAATTTTAGTCACATATGCTTCAATGACATATGGTTTTTGTGATACTTTAGATACTAATGACATAATATATTTATTTAGAATGGTTAGTATCGGAGTAATATATAATGTAGCTACAATGAGTTTAATAGGTACAGTTGCTGTAATAATAAAGAGTAGTTTTTTTACATTTATTTCACCTTTTATATTATTTTTAGGTTATTACTTATTTCTTGAGACACCACTTGGTTCTAAAAAGCTTTTTTTAGTAATATCATACATTCACCCTTATTTAAGGGGGATGTGGGCAATGGGAAGATTTACACCTATACAAAATATTATAACTGGAGCAACTTCATCAATTTTAATTTTTACTATAACTATTGCAGGAAGTTTATTATATGTAAAATATGAGGATATCAAGTAA
- a CDS encoding sensor histidine kinase, with protein sequence MYLLVVILVMFLVIIFSAVMCIKLFSYKKQIRDIASQIKEFKDRKSNKKINIEIADKYIEELAFEINKYLELYKRHEQEKIIFEDTLKQGIANMSHDLRTPLTSIIGYLKLLEEDAIDKEEALKILKNKANKLNILINDFFELASIESEDYELNMERINITNIVHDEILSFYEAFESKGFETRVDILENPVFIMGDKESLERIIDNLISNTLKYADKDIKINLEKHNDKAVLKISNICLSINKEDEIHIFDRFYMADKVRKGQGTGLGLSIVKSLMEKMNGTVKAKIEQNTIFIICEWKCV encoded by the coding sequence ATGTACTTATTAGTTGTTATTTTGGTTATGTTTTTAGTAATTATATTTTCTGCAGTAATGTGTATTAAGTTATTTTCATATAAAAAACAAATAAGGGATATTGCAAGTCAAATTAAAGAATTTAAAGATAGAAAAAGCAATAAAAAAATTAATATTGAAATAGCTGATAAGTACATAGAAGAACTGGCTTTTGAAATTAATAAGTACTTAGAGTTATATAAAAGGCATGAACAAGAAAAAATAATATTTGAGGACACATTAAAGCAGGGAATAGCTAATATGTCTCATGATTTAAGAACACCTTTGACTTCAATTATAGGATATTTAAAACTTCTTGAGGAAGATGCTATAGATAAAGAAGAAGCACTAAAGATACTTAAAAATAAAGCTAATAAATTGAACATACTTATAAATGATTTTTTTGAATTAGCTTCAATAGAAAGTGAAGATTATGAGTTAAATATGGAAAGAATAAATATAACTAATATAGTACATGATGAAATATTATCATTTTATGAAGCATTTGAAAGTAAAGGATTTGAAACTAGGGTGGATATTTTGGAAAATCCAGTTTTTATAATGGGGGATAAAGAAAGCCTAGAAAGAATAATAGATAATTTAATTTCCAATACCTTGAAATATGCAGATAAAGATATTAAAATAAATTTAGAAAAGCACAATGATAAGGCTGTTTTAAAAATATCAAATATATGCTTAAGCATTAACAAAGAAGATGAAATTCATATATTTGATAGATTTTATATGGCAGATAAGGTAAGAAAGGGACAAGGAACAGGACTTGGATTGTCTATTGTAAAAAGTTTAATGGAAAAAATGAATGGAACAGTAAAGGCAAAGATTGAACAAAATACAATTTTCATAATATGTGAATGGAAATGCGTATGA
- a CDS encoding FtsX-like permease family protein: MNFKEMLKKTIKLNFDQYFVFIFCLILSVLFFFVELTLYNSYAIMSMQGNIFILPSIAIFNTALWNIFMYISFIKCRQKEFTTFLTLGMTCSELKILIVIENILIFIIYIPIGLILGIVFSKIIVLFIFKLAGIHVFSFKIEKIIYIITIGYSALLTAIFILWTFRFIDNLSLSNITKQDNFYALASKKERLLKVLLFTLIISYINFNERNIVSFPFKYYVDYCLICIISVYALCSAFVRIFTTYIKKRKKLYYKKILLINEIEDSLKRNKITIFFIAFLNITFIISHRVYDLPNIKMIFPVYNFFKGSSFNLIYIFIVLLSFITSANILYFKMKIDLYNWQSKKIKLYSIGLIDEEINAILVYRLRIIFFSHVFLTVLASILYIYILNINIGFIINTVKILICYFIIQLLGYIITKHKLKLI; encoded by the coding sequence ATGAATTTTAAAGAAATGCTAAAGAAAACTATAAAATTAAATTTTGATCAATATTTTGTATTTATATTTTGTCTAATCCTTTCAGTTTTATTTTTCTTTGTTGAATTAACACTATACAATTCATATGCAATAATGTCTATGCAAGGAAATATCTTTATACTGCCATCAATTGCTATATTTAATACAGCATTATGGAATATTTTTATGTATATTTCTTTTATAAAATGTAGACAAAAAGAATTTACAACATTTTTAACCCTAGGTATGACCTGCAGTGAACTTAAGATATTAATTGTTATAGAAAATATTTTAATTTTTATTATATATATTCCTATAGGATTGATTTTAGGTATTGTATTTTCTAAAATCATTGTACTTTTCATCTTTAAATTAGCAGGAATTCATGTTTTTAGTTTTAAAATTGAAAAAATTATTTATATAATCACTATTGGATATTCTGCTCTACTTACAGCTATATTCATTTTATGGACATTTAGATTTATTGATAATCTATCATTATCAAATATAACAAAGCAAGATAATTTTTATGCTTTAGCTTCTAAAAAAGAAAGACTGCTAAAAGTATTGTTATTTACTTTGATAATAAGCTATATTAATTTTAATGAAAGAAATATTGTGTCTTTTCCTTTTAAATATTATGTTGATTATTGTTTAATATGTATTATATCAGTTTATGCATTATGTTCAGCTTTTGTAAGGATATTCACAACTTATATAAAAAAAAGAAAAAAACTTTATTATAAAAAAATTTTACTTATAAATGAAATAGAAGACTCTTTAAAACGTAATAAAATTACAATCTTCTTTATTGCATTTTTAAATATTACCTTTATTATCAGTCATAGAGTTTATGATTTACCTAATATAAAAATGATTTTTCCTGTTTATAATTTTTTTAAAGGTTCCTCTTTTAATTTAATATATATTTTCATTGTATTATTAAGTTTTATTACTTCTGCTAATATACTATATTTTAAAATGAAAATAGATCTCTATAATTGGCAATCTAAAAAAATCAAATTATATAGCATTGGATTAATTGATGAAGAAATAAATGCGATTTTAGTATATAGACTTAGAATAATATTCTTTTCACATGTGTTTTTAACAGTACTTGCAAGTATTTTATACATTTATATTTTGAATATAAATATAGGTTTTATAATAAACACAGTTAAAATATTAATATGTTATTTTATTATTCAATTACTTGGATATATAATAACTAAACACAAGTTGAAGTTAATTTAA
- a CDS encoding ABC transporter ATP-binding protein: MEVLCAENIVKVYGENLELDPCNVLNGINLSIENGEFTDIMGQSGSGKTTLLNILSGIDKPNSGTVKIMNKYITSLSKKEKSIFRRENLGIIFQKFNLLDNITLEENAILPLIFKGISTSSIDKKVKEYFTLFNIYDIRNKYPCNVSIGEQQRAAACRALINDPCVILADEPTGSLDPNTSKNFMKHLQMLNEKRKTAILMVTHDMYAASCCKRVLFLKSGRISADIYSKGDQGAFFNRILDTLSVISGD, from the coding sequence ATGGAAGTTTTGTGTGCTGAAAATATTGTTAAAGTATATGGAGAAAATTTAGAGCTTGATCCTTGTAATGTATTAAATGGTATAAATTTAAGTATTGAAAATGGTGAGTTCACTGATATCATGGGACAATCCGGAAGTGGTAAAACAACTTTGCTTAATATACTGTCCGGTATTGACAAACCTAATAGTGGAACAGTAAAAATAATGAATAAATATATAACTTCCTTAAGTAAGAAAGAAAAATCTATTTTTAGACGTGAAAATTTAGGAATTATATTTCAAAAATTTAATCTTCTTGATAACATCACTCTAGAGGAAAATGCTATTCTTCCTCTTATATTTAAAGGAATATCAACTTCAAGCATTGATAAAAAAGTAAAAGAATATTTTACACTTTTTAATATATATGACATAAGAAACAAGTATCCATGTAATGTATCCATAGGCGAACAACAAAGAGCAGCTGCTTGTAGGGCATTAATAAATGACCCTTGCGTTATTTTAGCAGATGAACCAACAGGTAGTCTTGACCCAAACACCTCCAAGAATTTTATGAAACATCTACAAATGCTAAATGAAAAGCGAAAAACAGCAATTCTCATGGTTACACATGATATGTATGCTGCAAGCTGTTGCAAACGTGTGCTTTTTTTAAAGTCCGGAAGAATATCTGCAGATATATACAGTAAAGGCGATCAAGGGGCTTTTTTCAATAGAATACTAGATACTCTATCAGTTATAAGTGGTGATTGA
- a CDS encoding sensor histidine kinase, producing the protein MEKKILVNFIKDKLNFTIGYFLNTILILLYVYLLCTQIDLLYPLLLSIILYLFIILNEWTRYYKFNRNLNEGIENRYFNLNFKTNEQKEASRAILKIHENYTNKISSIYAQNTKNKYFLSQWIHNIKTPVSIIDLIIQKATKDANFNSNELNILKLFFDIKQENNKVRNGLEQVLNISRLSDFSKDYSPETLNLVSLLREVINSKKSNFIYNNIFPKIDFKYEKALIITDKKWNKFILEQIISNAIKYSAINKEKKYIYFNIYINHKETKLIIRDEGIGIPSYDIKRIFEPFFTGENGRKVNDATGIGLYICKLISQKLNHTILVESEFNKGTTVSIIYPSKI; encoded by the coding sequence ATGGAGAAAAAAATATTAGTAAATTTTATAAAAGATAAGCTTAACTTTACTATTGGATATTTTCTTAATACAATTTTAATTCTTCTCTATGTTTATTTATTATGTACTCAAATTGATTTACTATATCCCCTTTTACTCTCTATAATTCTTTACTTATTTATAATATTAAATGAATGGACTAGGTATTATAAATTTAATAGAAATCTTAATGAAGGTATAGAAAATAGATATTTTAATTTAAATTTCAAAACAAATGAACAAAAAGAAGCTTCTAGAGCTATACTTAAAATTCATGAAAATTATACAAATAAAATTAGTTCAATTTATGCACAAAATACAAAAAATAAATATTTTTTATCTCAATGGATTCATAACATAAAAACACCTGTTTCAATAATTGATCTTATTATACAAAAGGCAACAAAAGATGCAAACTTTAATTCAAATGAATTAAATATTCTAAAATTGTTTTTCGATATAAAACAAGAAAATAATAAAGTTAGAAATGGCCTGGAACAAGTTCTAAACATTAGCAGATTAAGTGACTTTTCAAAAGATTATTCCCCTGAAACACTAAACTTAGTTTCATTATTAAGAGAAGTGATTAACAGTAAAAAAAGTAATTTTATTTACAACAATATATTTCCTAAAATAGATTTTAAGTACGAAAAGGCACTCATAATTACAGATAAAAAATGGAATAAATTTATACTTGAACAAATTATATCAAATGCTATTAAGTATTCTGCAATAAATAAAGAAAAAAAATACATATATTTTAACATATACATAAATCATAAAGAAACAAAATTAATAATTAGGGATGAAGGTATTGGAATCCCCAGCTATGATATAAAAAGAATCTTTGAACCATTTTTCACTGGTGAAAATGGTAGAAAGGTAAATGATGCTACAGGTATAGGACTATATATATGTAAATTAATATCCCAAAAATTAAATCATACTATTCTGGTAGAATCTGAATTCAATAAAGGAACTACCGTTTCAATTATTTACCCATCAAAAATCTAA
- a CDS encoding response regulator transcription factor: MYKILVIEDDIKLDKLIAEYLQKYKYETIHIQNFRNIETELKKTKADLILLDINLPYYDGFQLCKTLRRTSKVPVIIISSRDSHEEQIRGLELGADDYIVKPFNFDFLLAKIQAEIRRVYGEYAVESTMIESIGGIKLNKDTFDLLYNDIKIELSKNEFKLLNILIKNENKIVSREELLEELWDDITFVDDNTLTVNITRIRNKLKGLGVNEIISTKRGVGYIFQCNCNNGD, translated from the coding sequence TTGTATAAGATACTTGTTATTGAAGACGATATTAAGCTAGACAAACTTATAGCCGAGTATCTTCAAAAATATAAATATGAAACTATTCATATACAAAATTTTAGAAATATAGAAACGGAATTAAAAAAAACAAAAGCTGATTTAATTCTTTTAGACATAAACTTACCCTATTATGATGGATTCCAATTATGTAAAACACTTAGGAGAACTTCAAAAGTGCCTGTAATTATTATTTCTTCAAGAGATAGTCATGAAGAACAAATACGAGGTCTTGAATTAGGTGCAGATGACTATATTGTAAAACCTTTTAACTTTGACTTTCTACTTGCTAAAATACAGGCAGAAATAAGAAGAGTTTATGGTGAATATGCAGTTGAATCAACTATGATTGAAAGCATTGGAGGAATTAAACTCAATAAGGATACTTTTGATCTGCTTTATAACGATATTAAAATTGAACTTAGTAAAAATGAATTCAAGCTTTTAAATATACTTATAAAAAATGAAAATAAAATAGTAAGTAGAGAAGAACTTTTAGAAGAACTTTGGGATGATATTACTTTTGTAGATGATAACACTTTGACAGTTAATATAACAAGAATAAGAAATAAACTTAAAGGTTTAGGTGTTAATGAAATTATATCAACCAAAAGGGGTGTAGGATATATATTTCAGTGTAATTGCAATAATGGAGATTAA
- a CDS encoding serine hydrolase domain-containing protein, with translation MKKFITYIRRFIIVFTLVAYVFPIFCFPAVTIYHFLNAKETVSAKGNDQKSSISLLGENTKESLNKDSIENFADHMFNEQLKKFNVPGAVFTVVKDNKVIFEKGYGYSDLDKKIPVDPKTTVFRAASVSKTFTATAVMQLKEKNKLNLNKDVNKYLKDFKIDNKYSKPVTLNNLLTHTAGFDEKFIKESQIESYLQEKPLKDDLISRPRPIIREPGEIPQYSNYGMSVAGYAVESITGVPFNKYIEDNILKPLNMTNSTFSWNKKILNNLSQGYDYKNGVNKKIPIYGEVLSPAGGLKTTGDDMAKFMIAHLNHGTYDNTSILNKDTIDDMDKKHFPLDKNIPGVCYGLTENYINGVKVLSQGGNNYGFNSVLNLIPEDNLGFFISTNGNSGASVCSSISMQFINKYYPQTKPQITKNIDSNFTKSNLKKLEGTYQSIRYPKNELGKLILLFTPTLQIGNNSDTLILKYPGGEDIYKEIEPLIFKNVKKGDTLTFKTNGQENTSYLLTAGSSTAFEKVKWYENPTLHKIIFMIFSVLFLFMSIIMILLKFKKKIVEEPIRFKYCRWIIFSISILNLIFLLGMAKEGIALFSTLPFVPDLLPAIKRLLIIPIVTTIFSLGLLILTCVHWNKEKTDFSKNVCIIVICCVFLIFSVFLNYWNLLGFKF, from the coding sequence ATGAAAAAGTTTATAACTTATATAAGAAGATTTATAATCGTCTTTACCCTTGTAGCCTATGTTTTTCCTATTTTTTGTTTTCCTGCAGTTACTATATATCATTTTTTAAATGCTAAAGAAACCGTTTCTGCAAAAGGTAATGATCAAAAAAGTTCTATATCTTTATTAGGTGAAAACACTAAAGAATCTTTAAATAAAGATAGCATAGAAAACTTTGCAGATCATATGTTTAATGAACAACTAAAAAAATTTAATGTACCTGGAGCAGTTTTTACTGTTGTTAAAGATAATAAGGTTATTTTTGAAAAAGGATATGGATATTCAGATTTGGATAAAAAAATACCTGTTGATCCTAAAACAACAGTTTTTAGAGCAGCTTCTGTTTCAAAAACTTTCACAGCTACAGCTGTTATGCAGCTAAAAGAAAAGAATAAGTTAAATCTAAATAAAGATGTAAATAAATATTTAAAAGATTTCAAAATTGATAATAAATATTCAAAGCCTGTAACACTTAATAATCTTTTAACTCATACAGCTGGCTTCGATGAAAAATTTATTAAAGAATCTCAAATAGAAAGCTATTTGCAAGAAAAACCACTTAAAGATGATTTAATATCTCGCCCTCGTCCTATAATTAGGGAACCTGGTGAAATTCCTCAATACAGTAATTATGGTATGTCTGTAGCTGGATATGCAGTGGAAAGTATAACTGGTGTACCTTTTAATAAATACATTGAAGATAACATATTAAAGCCTCTTAACATGACTAACAGTACTTTTTCTTGGAATAAAAAAATACTAAATAATTTATCTCAAGGATATGATTACAAAAATGGAGTAAATAAAAAAATACCTATCTACGGTGAAGTACTATCACCTGCTGGAGGATTGAAAACTACTGGAGATGATATGGCAAAATTTATGATTGCACATTTAAATCATGGTACTTATGACAATACTTCAATATTAAATAAGGATACTATAGATGATATGGACAAAAAGCACTTTCCTCTAGATAAAAATATTCCTGGCGTTTGCTATGGTCTTACAGAAAATTATATAAATGGAGTAAAGGTATTAAGTCAAGGTGGAAATAATTATGGTTTTAACAGTGTGTTAAATTTAATACCTGAAGATAACCTGGGTTTTTTTATTTCAACTAATGGTAATAGTGGAGCTAGTGTATGCAGCAGCATATCAATGCAATTCATTAATAAATACTATCCTCAAACTAAACCACAAATCACAAAAAACATTGATAGTAATTTTACCAAAAGCAATTTAAAAAAATTAGAAGGAACTTATCAATCTATTCGATATCCCAAAAATGAACTGGGTAAACTAATATTACTTTTCACTCCAACTTTGCAAATAGGAAATAATTCAGATACGTTAATTTTAAAATATCCTGGTGGAGAAGATATTTATAAGGAAATAGAACCTCTTATCTTCAAAAATGTTAAAAAAGGAGATACTCTTACTTTTAAAACAAATGGACAAGAAAATACATCCTATCTCCTTACTGCTGGTTCATCAACTGCTTTTGAAAAAGTTAAATGGTATGAAAATCCTACATTACACAAAATAATTTTTATGATTTTTTCAGTATTGTTTTTATTTATGTCCATCATAATGATTTTATTGAAATTTAAGAAAAAAATAGTTGAAGAACCTATACGTTTTAAATACTGTAGATGGATTATATTTTCTATATCCATTCTAAATTTAATATTTTTACTTGGAATGGCTAAAGAAGGTATTGCATTATTCTCTACACTACCTTTTGTACCAGACTTGTTGCCTGCAATTAAACGTCTTTTAATTATTCCAATAGTAACTACTATATTTAGCTTAGGATTACTAATTTTAACATGTGTGCACTGGAATAAGGAAAAAACTGATTTTAGTAAAAATGTGTGTATTATAGTAATCTGTTGTGTATTCTTGATTTTCAGCGTTTTCCTAAATTATTGGAATCTTTTAGGATTCAAGTTTTAA
- a CDS encoding ATP-binding protein: MGEKMLKPPVEVLYKEELAALKKNDDGIKPNNWILSPKAVRKFILGSSEPLTYKNKTIHINKKFFGNDSLVERCIITLAGNRGLMLVGEPGTAKTMLSELLSAAICGYSTNTVQGTAGTTEDMIKYSWNYAMLLAKGPTLEALVKAPLFVGMEKGIITRFEEITRCPSEIQDSLISILSDKVLNIPELGESEGLLFAKPGFNVIGTANTRDKGVNEMSSALKRRFNFETIFPIKDVSLEAKIITNEVKKLTSQNNVEMQVEEDVASLLASTFHELREGISSNGIRIDKPSSVMSTAEAVSVYYQTIMNSYYYGNSKISLDSMVQNIMGAALKESRDDLEKLKNYFNVVVKSKAVEGGSLWEKYYEARKWIK; the protein is encoded by the coding sequence ATGGGGGAGAAAATGTTAAAGCCACCTGTAGAGGTTTTATATAAGGAAGAACTTGCAGCTTTAAAGAAAAATGATGATGGCATTAAACCTAATAATTGGATTTTGTCACCAAAAGCTGTTAGAAAATTCATACTTGGAAGTTCTGAACCTTTAACTTATAAGAATAAAACTATACATATAAATAAAAAGTTTTTTGGAAATGATTCATTAGTTGAAAGATGTATTATAACCCTTGCTGGCAATAGAGGATTGATGCTAGTTGGAGAGCCGGGTACTGCAAAGACTATGTTATCTGAGCTTTTATCTGCAGCTATATGTGGATACAGTACAAATACAGTTCAAGGAACAGCAGGTACCACAGAAGATATGATTAAATATTCATGGAATTATGCTATGCTTTTAGCTAAAGGACCAACCTTAGAAGCATTAGTAAAAGCACCATTATTTGTTGGAATGGAAAAGGGTATTATTACAAGATTTGAAGAAATAACAAGATGTCCTTCTGAAATTCAAGATAGTTTAATAAGTATATTAAGTGATAAAGTGTTGAACATACCAGAGCTTGGAGAAAGTGAAGGTCTTTTATTTGCAAAGCCTGGTTTTAACGTAATTGGTACTGCTAATACTCGGGACAAAGGTGTTAATGAAATGAGTAGTGCCTTAAAGAGAAGATTTAACTTTGAAACTATATTTCCTATAAAGGATGTTTCTCTTGAGGCTAAGATTATAACAAATGAAGTAAAGAAACTCACATCTCAGAATAATGTAGAAATGCAAGTTGAGGAGGATGTAGCAAGTCTTTTAGCTTCAACTTTTCATGAATTAAGAGAAGGAATATCTTCTAATGGAATAAGAATAGACAAACCTTCTTCAGTAATGAGTACTGCAGAAGCTGTATCTGTTTACTATCAAACTATAATGAACTCTTATTATTATGGAAATTCTAAAATAAGCTTGGATTCCATGGTCCAAAACATTATGGGTGCTGCTTTAAAAGAGAGCAGAGATGATCTTGAAAAATTAAAAAATTATTTTAATGTTGTTGTAAAATCAAAAGCTGTAGAAGGTGGTAGTTTATGGGAGAAGTATTACGAAGCAAGGAAATGGATAAAATAG